The following nucleotide sequence is from Ahniella affigens.
CGAAACGCGAGCGAGCATCAGGCGGCGACTGCTCATTCGCACCGAGGCTCTATGGCGCCCGTTGGAATGACCGCGATTCAACCCTGCAGTGGCGCGATAGCTCGCACGTTCGCGCCCTGCCGGCAAATCCGCAGCAGCCGGTGCCAGAAACGGTAGCGCTGGACTCTGGAGACCGTCTTGTGCAACTCGTCACAGGCGCTGCATTCGACAAGATCGGCAAATCCGACAGCGGACGTAGCGGGTCGTTGGCGACGCAGGGTTGGGCTTGGACTATTGCACCTGACGGACACCAGCGGCACCCTAATTGCCGCAAAGTCAAGCGCTTTTTGCAGCGTTGTGGCACCTTGCGTACGAACTCGGCGCGTTGCGACAAAACGCGTCAGAATGCGGTTGACACGACCGGTGCCGACAATCCGAGCACCGCAGCGTTGCGACCGATGAAATGTTCGGGCTAGCATCGGGATATGCCTCCCCGCTCTACCATTCCGCGTCCCTTGGTGGATACCGCTGACCTGCTCAAGCTGAGCGAGGCCACCAGTCCTGCCGAGCTGACCGACCGAGTCGCGACGCTATCCAACCGACTGGGATTCGAGTACTGGATTTACGGCGCGCTCGTGGCGATGTCACCCAGTCGCTATGAAGAGTTCGTACTCAGCGGCTATCCCGATGGTTGGCGTCAGCATTACCTCGAACAGAAGTACACCTACGTTGATCCCACGGTGAACTACGCGCGTGCGCACGTCGTGCCGTCTTTGTGGGATGACTTGTGGCAGCAGCTCTCGCCGGAAATGGGTCTGCGGGCCAAACGGATCTTCGCTGAAGCTCGTGAGTTTGGCCTCGCCAAAGGGCTCAGCGTGCCGTTGCACGGGCTCGGCTGCGCGTTCGGCATGATGTCGTTTGCAGCCGTCAATCCCAAGCATCCGATCTTAGAGTCTACAGTGTACGCAGAGGCCAGCATGCTGGCCATTCATACGCACCAGGCGGCCTCCAAGTTGTACGGCAAGGGTCTGCAGGGCAAGCATGTGCCATTGAGCGATCGTCAGCGCGAATGCCTCAAGTGGGCAGCCGAAGGCAA
It contains:
- a CDS encoding LuxR family transcriptional regulator, with protein sequence MPPRSTIPRPLVDTADLLKLSEATSPAELTDRVATLSNRLGFEYWIYGALVAMSPSRYEEFVLSGYPDGWRQHYLEQKYTYVDPTVNYARAHVVPSLWDDLWQQLSPEMGLRAKRIFAEAREFGLAKGLSVPLHGLGCAFGMMSFAAVNPKHPILESTVYAEASMLAIHTHQAASKLYGKGLQGKHVPLSDRQRECLKWAAEGKTSWEIGELLSISERTVVFHLANAARKLKVVTRPQAIAKALVMGVLDED